Within Malus domestica chromosome 04, GDT2T_hap1, the genomic segment GCGAAGCTGTATCGCTGTATCAGAAGAAGTAACGGTGCCACGGCATGTGCCACAAGTAATCACAACTCCTAAGAGGATGTAATGTCTACTAACTAAATATCCTCTAGGATTCTCCAGGTTTAGAACGAAGATTCTATCGTAAAAAGGTAGGGTTTATCTACGATAACGCAATCTATACACTTCAATTATTTTGCTCATTGCATGAGTCTAAGATCATTCACTAACTTGATCGTCAGAGGGCCTTTAGCTGGCACACCTCCGGTTCTAGGCTTGCTCACGGTTGTTTAGTGTTTTGCAGGTTACTCGAGTTTGTGCTCAACCACCGTTCATGGAGATGCGTGAATTTGTTTCAACAATTGGTACTTTTATTGAGAGCTAATTTATATTCCACCGACCAAATCTCTCTACCGTGAGCAACAACCCTAAGCAAACGGTTCTAGTTCTTCGTCGTGTTGCCGCTGCAAATAAGAACGATCAACGACGAATATGTTGGACAACGCAACCAGGAGATAAGACCTTAATCTTCCCTGCTTATATTTTAATTGTTGTCTGATTGCATGATTAAAGTTATTTTTTAAATCAGATGGATTGTTCCACTAAACAAACCGATTAACTTTTCACATAGCCACATGTTATATGCTTTACGAGACTGACAGGACCATGGTGGTCAATGGAAAATTGTCTTCTCCTGGTCATTGTTTTGGCTATAGGAAAAACATGATTTCATAACCAACGTTGTTTAAACAACAGAATTGTTGCAGATTGAACAAGAGGCAGAAGGGGCATATCAGTCCAGAACCCACTGTAACAGCCATTAAAACGCTGCCATACCAGAGAAGAATGCTTATGTAAGAGCTCCCTGACATCGTTCCAACGTCCTTATCACTGCCATAGCCAAACCCTTGACCAAGCAGCCTTGGCGAGCCTGTGAAGCTAGAACGAAGGAATCAGCAGCCTGCTACACACTCATGACCAAACCGCTCTGTATTTGGATGAACACAGTCCAAATATTAGCAAGAATTCAGACCCATGCTGCCACAAGAGAATTTAATATTCATGATCAGGCTAAATCGTTGCCTAGCAACGAAAGAAAAAGTAAATTAGCTCTTCCCTCTTTTGCTTTTGCCGCAACCCCCTTCTCAATATGGTAtgcgatttttttattttttattttttatggtgTCTTCCTCCATACAAACGAGGAACATGAATTTCCTTATAAATCCCACGGCAAGGGCAAGAAAAAGCCTAATTAACCCCACTACAATCATAATCTTAATGGACtttagttctttttttttaacaaacgatattatctgcaCTAATGGATGTGGGAGTGGGTTAAGCCTtataatgagctagcaataatgtggttcaaatccACCTTTAAGTTcttattaaagaaagaaaaaataaaaaaaaataaaaaacaaataattatgtcTCTCATAAAATTCATTGAATAACATTCCCATGTCTATTTGATCTCCAAATCCTTTGTAGTTTCATATTTTCATTGtaatgtgtttgtaccatacttagggcctccgtatttagacctcgtataaatactcgagggactcaaatgtaattatgtaataaatgaagggtcAAATATGTCGTAAGTgaggatcccttattctataaaaggactcctcactttcttcattaggggaggccaattcttaggcctgaagCCCCCTCACCCTCTtagagctctcatcctcacagagaagctctctccctcacaatcctctcagagaaatacaatatcagtgtggatgtagcccaaacattggggtgaaccacgatacatcttgtgttctttactttcttgcagattcactgtcggatttacgttgtcccAAGACCcatccgattttgtgcatcaacatttggcgccgtctgtgggaatcgacataaaaaactatgtcggttctttttcatttttttcatcaaatcttGCCACTGTCAAtctgcaaaataaaaaaaaaatcagaaacccAGTAAcccttctttctttctccccCTCAATTGTAGTCAGTACTCATCGTTTCCAAGTCAAAGGACAAAACGAAACAGAACCCAACTCATTCAATTTCTAAGCTTCTGAAATCAGAAGCagcaaaaaatgaaggaaagctgcAGATCCATGCCTTGCCCAGGACCCTGACAGCAAGGTTGCCTGTGAGACTTGCACCAAGCTTATGGACGCTAAACTCCGGCCCCTTGTCGCTGATCTTATCTCCCTCCCAACTCCACCATCCACATGTACACTGGAGGGAGAGGAGGGAAGGATGCATAGACGCCCAGATCAATGGTCGAGATCCGCCAAGCCCACTACCATCCATGGCTGCGCTCAGTCCGGTGACCTTATTAAAGTTCAGAAACTGCTTTGGGAAAACCCATCTTTTCTCAACGGGAAAAATGCAGATCCATGGTTCATCAAGGGCGCTGCTCAGAATCAGAAGCAATGGGGTGGTTTGGGGAGACCCTGGACCCCATCAAGTCCATTCAGATCAGAAAAGCTCTTTCCCAAGCTGTCTCTCTCAGATCTGACGATACATGAGTCTCTAGTGCTTGATTTATCATCATCTGATTCATCATGGTTCTCTGGAAGAAcaatttcatcaatttcattaTCGTTTGTCTCATTCTTCGGCAAACACCGCCTGGCCGGACCGTCGTCCTCAGTCCCGAAACCGACGTAGAGACCGTGTCGATGACTTAGTGAAAAGCGTACAAGAAACGCCTCAGATCTGCAGAACGGTCCCACATCAACCCTCATCTGGCTGGCTCGAAGGTGGATCTACAGAAACCAGTAGTCCCCCAGGACGTGATATGACGGCCCACGAACTATTGTCACGTTTTCCACAAAGGAAAGCGGTAGATCAGGACATCATCAACACCATGTCATCATAAGCTGCAGTAGACGAGGTGGggattatatatatttagagAAAACTGGGGGGAAGATGAGAAGGATTGAGGAAGAAGGTGGTTCTTGGATACGATGGTGGTCCGAGGGGCAAGATCCAAAAGGCTATTTTTCAAGCCGGAAGACACGAGCTCCGTGGTACAAAAGGCGAAATGCACCGGCGGATGAGAGATTATGAATCGGAGATTGAAGGAAAAGTACGGTACCAGTCATCTTGGCCAACGCCTTCGATACCAGTCACTTCGGCTACTTCTAGAGGTTCAGCGTTAAGGAGTTCGCCGTCTTCGTCGGTCGCACCGCCGCTCGACGCACCTCGCCCGGCCAACGCCAGTCTGTCAAGCACGAACAGTATAAAGTACATGCTTACAACATGAATGGCCTCTGTGCGCTGGGCTTTATGGATGATCACTATCCGATTCGAAGTGCATTTTATCAGCTCAACCAAGTGCTAGATGAATATCAAAATTTTTTTGATGATTCTTGGAGGAATGCAAAACAGGATGGCACACAACCATGGCCTTATTTAAGTAAGGCTCTGACGAAATTCCAGGACCAGCTGCGGCAGCTCAAGCGGTTCAATGTCGACGAGGACTGCCCTGTCTTTGATGGGTTGTACTGGTTTTGCCAAACCTACGCAGGCGGGTCGGTCGGCGGCGCTGTGAAGCTCAACCATGGGATTTGCGATATTTCGATTAATTGGGCTGGCGGTTTGCACCACGCTGAAAAGTGTGAGGCTTCTGGGTTTTGCTATGTGAATGACATTGTTCTTGCAATTCTAGAGTTTCTTAAGCAGCACGAGCGCGTTTTGTATGTAGATATTGATATTCACCATGGAGATGGTGTTGATGAGGCGTTTTACACGACAGACAGGGCTATGACCATTTCATTTCATAAGTTTGAGGATTATTTCCTTGGCACAGGGGACATTAGCGGCCTTGTTGATGCTCAAATCCCATCTCCTGTGACATGGCTCACGTTAGCGGCAATCCCATCTCCTACGACTTGGCTCACGTTAGTGGCCTTGTTGATGCTTAGATCCCATCTCCTACGAATACCACGAGCACTAGTAGAAAATATGAAGAAGATAAGCTTTCTCAATAACAATCCTATTATTATTCCTCTGCCATCTTCCAACTAACCATTACAACTAACAAGCAGAAGATGAAAAGCAACAAAGAAGATGCCCacactttcatcatgcatgttccaattttctgagaaagcaaaagcaaagcagaaaagaaaagagaaaagaagaaacagaaacaaaagcaaaagcaaagcagaaagcaaaagaagataaaaagaagcagacataattacggtggtgatggcatgcaaaaaagggaattatgggtgtgacccattgagcagaaggtcagatttatttttgaatgatgtaatttatttttcttgtctttCAGAAACATTTGTATAAACtacatcagagggtaataaaaaataaaaaataaaaaaaaaacggcaagcccaaaataatgggctggaatgttatgtggagggccaaggcccatatgcccaaaagagctagGCCCTATGACTTCAAATTTATTCGGTgatctgccgctattatcaccaaccaggtgatcaaaagtacgctcagtactacaaaattattcggcagcctgccactattatcaccaaccaggtgatcaaaagtacacccagtactccaaaattattcggcaacctgccgctattatcaccaaccaggtgatcaaaagtatgcattgtcgctattatcaccaaccaggtgatcaatgTTTATATCTTCCTTTCTCCTAAATACTGAGTTTTATGAGATCACACCGTCTTATGTTTATTGTATAATCTTATGCCGTTAGAAGAATTATCATCTTTTTCCTTTCAGATTTCAACATATTTGGAAATACTTCAAATTTTTTGTAGTGCAGTTTGTAGTTAACATGATTACGTAAGTTCTGTTTCTTTAGTAAATTTTTATGCAGGAAagagtacgcccagtactcatacataaacattcatgagcatcacttatgtcaaacatacataaacattcatgaccatcactctgtcaacattcatgagcatcactcatgctaacatccatgaacatcactcatgtcaatcaacataaacattcatgagcatcactcatgtcaatcaacttcgaaagctttatttatagagctctagcttcaaaagcttcatttacaaaagtttCAGCTTTAAAACTTTACTtgcaaagtttcacctacaaagcttcagtgcagggtatacaaataccgcctccgaacaacctccacttcggcccatacatggattcaatttgaagtcttcagccaacagactctattgacaaaagacttggggactacattatgtaccatatattgggcctcatgaaaaatactttggggacttagcccattatttatgtactgaggagtgagcccttattctataaaagggactccctcactttcattaaaaaacacccattattcatgtactgaggagcaagcccttattttataaaagggactccttcaccttcattagagagcatcaccgtcAGCTGAGCAACTGCCTTGCCGCGAGCACCAACTCtggcccatcatttatgtattgaggagcgagcccttattccataaaagggactctctcaccttcaacgccacaagccgagctaaccaaggcaacataagccacaagcaaagcagcctcgcaacatgtgccacttctagttgagcatcatttcagattaagcaccgcctcatatcgagtatcagtcctaaacaacatctagttacttcagcccatacatggacttaatttcaagtctccagccaaaagactctcttgactgaagacttggggactactgtttgtactatacttagggccttcgtatttagacctcgtataaatactcgggagactcaaatgtaattatgtaataaatgaaggggcaaatatgtaataagtgaggagcccttattctataaaatgactcctcactctcttcattaggggaggccaattcttaggcctgaagccccctcaccctctcaaagctctcatcctcatagaaaagctctctctccctcacaatcctctcagagaaatacaatatcagtgtggacgtagcccaaacattagggtgaaccacaatacatcttgtgttctttactttcttgcagattcacagtcggatttacattgtcccaagacccctccggttttgtgcattaacataaTGCATATGCATTGACGCAATTAGTTAGCCTCTTCCTCCTTTGAGATTATTGTAGACACCCaaaatcatcatcttcttctgcaTTTTCAAGTAGTTTCACTATCAAATACCTAAAGATCAAAACAATATAGAATATACTAAATCCAAAGGaagtatatgataaaaatatatgaaaataagaCCACATCATGATCACATTCAATTAAGTCCTAATTAGGTATGTTTTTGTGGGGAACTTAGCTGTCTGCTTCCATATGCTAACTTTATACCTAATAACCCCCCTAACAACCTTTTCAAgcttatccaacctgattgtggATCATGGCACTGCCATATCAAGTTGTTCAATAGTACTAATTTTACCATAAGGGAAGACTTATACTCACTTTGTTCCAGAGGACCGCTTTTGagctttaaggatattcgagagaacTATTACCATATTGAAATCACTATAGAAAATGGAGTAGAATTCATTTTGCATAACTTCCTATGAATATAGCCAGAagtgtattctagagaagatgaaaTGCTTCCTAAATGAATTGTACATCACAATCATTTGCATCGTAAAGGTCAACTATTTTTGTTGTGACACGAACGTTTAAGACATCCAGGTTGCTTATTGATGCATCGTATATGACATCCCTTTACCAACAAGAACCTTGTACCCGGAAGCGTACCTTGCTAAGAAATGTTCACCGATCTTTATTGCGCAAGCTAATTACTAGCCCAACTACTAAGATCATTTCTAGGCACGCTAATTACTCACCTATGTACTATAACGATCCTTACAGATCCTCCATCTTTCTCAAAGGAATATTTATgaactaatccaaccaaaatgcgggtAATTTTTGTTGACGTATCAACACATTGATCACATGTTCATCGACACCAACGATGCTTTGTTAGACCCTTGGCACCAATTATTAGGTTGCGGGCTCACCACCCCAATTATTTATAAAGTCCAGAAGACTAGATAATGCCGAAAATTTTACATTGACAAATTCAATGATTACTACATTTCCCTTAGGTACATAAGTTGAACATTTTGATTCCCTATGTTCACACTTAAACATTCTCGCATATGGCATTCATTAAATGCCTTTAAATGCTTGTATGAACCTTGGTAGTGAGGGCACCAAACTTCGGTTTTTCTGTGTATAGATATGTATTATTGCATACATTtatgaggcccattgccacccaattCTATTTTGGCGTTACAATTGATAATTGGGTACAAACTTAAAGTTTTGTACTTATATGTTTGTTTATACTTTATATGCCAATTGCACTGCTCCAATGTACCAATATGGGTCCTCACAAAAGAATATGAATCAttgtcgattatgattctcctAAGCCCTTGTAAGTGATCTCTTTACTGCTTTATTAGCAGATTGTCAATTCAAAAAGACAGTCTTCCTgctgttagggggagataagaatatCAACGTTCCTGAGGAACAATGAGATTTATAGTGGACGCcgccactatgtctcatctggGTCCCGTAATCTAGATTATCATAGTGTTACCCGATGctttctctaatctaacaaaaatgACAAGATCATATACTACAAACATGCTCACAAGGATAGATGTTTCTAATAGACGTCATTGCCTCAAAAGGAAGGGGACGTTGCAAATGCGTATGGACATCCCCCAAATGTTGGTTGCCACACCTAGTGGCCGATTCCAGTACATTGGCGAGTAGACAATAAATCTGTCTTCTTTCTTAAGCGCGACAAATCACTCGGCTCGAAGGATTCACCACCTTAGAAGTTGAGAATCATGACACAAATGAATCCCATCCTTGATCGATGTCTCAATCattttcatctcatgagattaattcgAATTACTACTGAGACCTGATGTTCTTGGTCtaatatactagtttggatgagatatggaattggaatgagattattAACGATGATATTTCACTTATATAGTAGATGCAAACATATATGAAAAACGACAATATAAACAACATTCCTTTGgttagtgacaacgtagaacatATTGGTTAACTGGAAAAAAACAAATCCATGTCGAAtgggatgaatgaaatagttcGATATAACGCCGCCTTATGATACAAGGCTTCTCTCATACGCCCTGGATTGATTATGGCTTATATACGTAGTTGTAGCGTATATCTCTAGGATGATGATATGAAATCTACATAGAAGTTTACGAAGTATTTACATGTATTGATACAAATAGTTTTAGACCACAGAGCACCCTCTCAATTTGGATAAAGCATTCACTTTACGGATGTGGAACATCCAGACAGGTGTGTTATACCAATCTATGTGAATATTTGATATGTTAGGGATATTTGGCCTTGAAGTTGaactttgagatgaaagatctccGAAAAACTTGACACTATCTTGACATGAAGTTTCAAGCATATTTTTTACGATATACTAGTCCATTAGTCTAACCACACCCAGAAAATGTTGCTTTTGAGTAAACCCATGATCATCTGTACACTAGAAGCAAATGAGACCTTCAAGGAGGTTATAGAGATAATAGTTCTATATATGAGTGCAATTGGTGTTTATTGTTTTAGTTCAAAGCACTAAATCAGACATCTCAAGTGCTGATAGTCTTTTAGCGTAAAGCAGCACTTCGCCTACACGCCACCACCAAATTGGTGTTAAAGACGTTTTTTCATTACTACATAATTTGGCTTAATCTATCCCTATGCATCTTAGAATGAATCACACCCACTTGGTCCTCGGTAACATGTCTACCTTGTGGGATACGTTGACACAGACTATATGTCTGATATGCACAAGGCACGTTTCCAAAGGGGTTATGTATTTATCGTTAGGAACATTACAATATCTTAGAGGTCAAACAAATAGATCTTAGTTACAACGTCTTCGAGCTCATCATTATACATCGAGCCATATGTGTACATGGAAGCATATTTTAAGCATCTACAATTTTAATCCATCGTTCAGTCTAAAAAATAATCCATGGAGACTATGCCGCATGTATCGACCAGACCATCACATGATACATGCAAGAAGTCAACGCCAAATATATTGCATCTACATCAGCATGAGTATctaaagattgaagtcaagaaaATCATATCCCAACACAATCTTACCAAAGTCACTACCAAAGTCTACCATTCAAAAACTTGTTTGAGGAATTGGAATGCATAACTATTTTttttgcaatgcttgtagttctcatttggaagttttttcAAACTCAGGggaagtatccagaagtatCTCACTTGgccttaatgtactatttttccctacgattaagaACATTTTTCTCGCTGGGTTTATGTTACCTAACTAGGTATGAACAAGACATCCTTCCTAGGCtagtcatacccttgtgagtgTTTTGCATGCATCTTGAAGACGTTTAGTTTTGACTTATGCAACttatcacttttctccttagactataGGTTTTTATCCcaccttaggttttaccatagcgagatTTTGTGAGTTTGACTACCAATGcttattccttttgttttgagactcgcattcacaCGTTATGCCTAtggacgacttcatcaactatttcCATATTTGCCTGAAGATCGGATGCATCTACtgcttgagtatttacacactaaaGAGAGAGTGTTGTGAATACTATTAGCACATGTGAGATTGTGCAAATCCTAAGGAGTGAtaaattaggaatccttcgggATCTAAAAGATTTTTCCTATTATACTTGTATTACTTGAAAAACAATTGTTCTCTTattcttattactataaataaagacacaaggcatgagaaataacatacATAATTACTCGAGCCCTTCTCCATCTCTTCTCTATGCCCCCAccttccctttctctctaaatattGGCCACAACAAATCCTATTTAATCTTAAAAAGAATACAATTAGGTGCCGTTTAACATGTGAGACCGTCAAAATCACTTTGTAGCAGGACGTTAATTTCTCTTTCTACTACCTGAATTGAGAAGAACGTTAATTTCATAACGTGACAAAAGTTCTTTGGTCTATTCAACCATGAATACAGAGAGGTCAAATAAACTGTAAATTTCATGATAACTCTGACAAAAGTTATGGTTGTCATAGAGGAATTTAGGGTAAATTTGGcgagttttgggtttttttatttatttatttttatttttttttattttttggtaacaTGCTAGAGCGAATGTTTGTGTTTTCAAAttctcaaatttaaaattttgttgtattttttaaatttgagaatttaaaaaattggttgGAAAGACCAAAAGAGCCTTTGTCATGCTGGCAAAATTAATACCCCCTTTCAACCTAGTTGACAGTATCGGGTAATGCGGAACACGAATAATGAGTACGTGAAATTTTGTGTAAAATAGTGTGGACATAACTGAATATAAACCTAATCAAGATTAGGCATCTATTTACCACCAAAATATGGAGAAATTTTCCAATGTGATCGGTACACGGGgtggtacatcatgtgtcactataaaaatggtgggatatgtgtgctaaaagttaataacttaaaaaataaaatttctcaccactccTATTAAAACAAGTAGTGTACCATTtatgttcccgtcacaactaaaaatttctccaaaataTGAGCCTAAGGAAGACAACCAAGCCATCGAGCTACCCACATTGGTGCACTTCAACCCAAAAGAAGCCAAAGTACAACAACAGCTCCTGGAAAAAGTAATATATTGCAAGGGAAGTGATTTTCGCACTGGCCTATCTCACACTCTTTTAACAAAAGAGAAAACTTGTTATTACAAACAAGCATATTTTTTCGATGAAATATTTACAGCAAGAAATCCATGAGCTTTATCCATGAAAATTGATAACTGATTGCCCTCTTTGCTTCCTCAGAGCAATTACACAGACCGACGGGGGGCTTTGACTTTGAGcagcacaaaaagaaattcctaGACCCCAACTTTATCAACTTCTCATCTCCTTTCAAACCTGCACCGTCGTTAAAAGTAAAGAAGTTGATAGGCAACaagttaataaaaacaaaaggcaGAGACTTGCATGCAAAATCAcaaatatatattgtttatattGCTTAGTGCTTACTCTCCAAGCTGAATTGCGAGTAGTGAAGCTCAAAACGGTGCGGATCAGTCTCCTTTACCAACGGccttctcttctccctcacGTAAATCTCTACAGCTGCCTTGATCAAATCCCGGACTGTGTTTTCCGGCGACATCACCACCTGCACAGGCCCTAAGCTCCTCTCGATCGTCACGTTCAGAAGCAACTTCGTCATCCTTCGGTAGGTCTCCGGCGCTGGCCAAAGCTTCACTGGGACAGAGATGAGGCCTCCTCGATGCCGGACGAGTTTGCCGCTGTGCCTCTCGGGCGGAAACGTATGAAGCGCCGTCTTGGAGATCATAGTTTATGAAGAATGAAGAATGCAGTTAAGGTGTT encodes:
- the LOC103408289 gene encoding uncharacterized protein At4g22758-like, which codes for MISKTALHTFPPERHSGKLVRHRGGLISVPVKLWPAPETYRRMTKLLLNVTIERSLGPVQVVMSPENTVRDLIKAAVEIYVREKRRPLVKETDPHRFELHYSQFSLESLKGDEKLIKLGSRNFFLCCSKSKPPVGLCNCSEEAKRAISYQFSWIKLMDFLL